Proteins encoded by one window of Streptomyces clavuligerus:
- the tsf gene encoding translation elongation factor Ts: MANYTAADVKKLRELTGAGMMDCKKALVEAEGDVEKAVELLRVKGQKGVAKREGRSATNGAVVALISEDQTSGVLLELKCETDFVAKGDKFLATANTLAAHVAASSPADLEALLASEIEPGKTVQAFVDEANANLGEKIVLDRFAQFSGGYVGVYLHRTMPDLPPQVGVLVELDKGGDAAAVVAKDVAQHVAAFAPTYLTREDVPAEVVENERRVAEATSREEGKPEAALPKIVEGRVNGFFKEVTLLDQPFAKDNKKSVKKILDEAGVELKRFARIRVGA; this comes from the coding sequence ATGGCGAACTACACCGCCGCTGACGTCAAGAAGCTCCGCGAGCTGACCGGCGCCGGCATGATGGACTGCAAGAAGGCGCTGGTCGAGGCCGAGGGCGACGTCGAGAAGGCCGTCGAGCTGCTGCGCGTCAAGGGCCAGAAGGGCGTCGCCAAGCGCGAGGGCCGTTCCGCCACCAACGGTGCCGTCGTCGCCCTCATCTCCGAGGACCAGACCTCCGGTGTGCTGCTGGAGCTGAAGTGCGAGACGGACTTCGTCGCCAAGGGTGACAAGTTCCTCGCCACCGCCAACACGCTGGCCGCGCACGTCGCCGCGTCCTCCCCGGCCGACCTGGAGGCGCTGCTCGCCTCCGAGATCGAGCCGGGCAAGACCGTCCAGGCCTTCGTGGACGAGGCGAACGCCAACCTCGGCGAGAAGATCGTCCTGGACCGCTTCGCGCAGTTCTCCGGCGGCTACGTGGGCGTCTACCTGCACCGCACCATGCCTGACCTGCCCCCGCAGGTCGGCGTCCTGGTCGAGCTGGACAAGGGCGGCGACGCCGCCGCTGTCGTCGCCAAGGACGTGGCCCAGCACGTCGCCGCCTTCGCGCCGACCTACCTCACCCGTGAGGACGTCCCGGCCGAGGTCGTCGAGAACGAGCGTCGCGTGGCCGAGGCCACCTCGCGTGAGGAGGGCAAGCCCGAGGCCGCCCTGCCCAAGATCGTCGAGGGTCGGGTCAACGGCTTCTTCAAGGAGGTCACCCTTCTTGACCAGCCGTTCGCCAAGGACAACAAGAAGTCCGTCAAGAAGATTCTTGACGAGGCCGGTGTCGAGCTGAAGCGTTTCGCGCGCATCCGCGTCGGCGCCTGA
- a CDS encoding M23 family metallopeptidase, whose product MFRTSRWRPPPTLPSLLISQALALALALVLPLLAVPAPGPAPGAGHTWARAAAAGPTARAAAAWPVGPPRPRVIRGWEPPPTPYGRGHRGVDLAAPPGTPVHAAADGRIAFAGPVGGRGVLAIALDGPGPAPDGLRITYEPVRALLPAGTRVRAGRTVARVAPGPSHCAGGCLHWGLRHGRDYLDPLSLLPPHLLRRAPSRLLPSVFRGSDDHPAPGAGEPSPSAPAPSRRIRPPRPCGE is encoded by the coding sequence ATGTTTCGCACATCTCGGTGGCGACCGCCGCCGACCCTGCCGTCACTGCTGATCTCCCAGGCCCTGGCGCTGGCCCTGGCCCTCGTGCTGCCGCTGCTCGCCGTCCCGGCCCCGGGCCCCGCGCCGGGGGCGGGACACACCTGGGCCCGCGCCGCCGCGGCCGGTCCCACGGCACGGGCCGCCGCGGCCTGGCCCGTGGGACCGCCCCGCCCCCGGGTGATACGGGGCTGGGAGCCGCCACCGACGCCGTACGGGCGCGGACACCGCGGAGTGGATCTCGCCGCGCCCCCGGGGACACCCGTCCACGCGGCGGCGGACGGGCGCATCGCTTTCGCGGGCCCCGTCGGCGGTCGCGGGGTGCTCGCCATCGCCCTGGACGGCCCCGGACCGGCCCCGGACGGCTTACGGATCACCTACGAACCGGTACGGGCGCTGCTCCCCGCGGGCACCCGGGTCCGCGCGGGCCGGACAGTGGCCCGGGTGGCACCGGGCCCCTCCCACTGCGCCGGAGGCTGTCTCCACTGGGGGCTGCGGCACGGACGGGACTACCTGGACCCCCTGTCCCTGCTCCCGCCCCACCTGCTCCGACGTGCCCCCTCCCGGCTGCTGCCCTCTGTCTTTCGCGGCTCGGACGATCACCCTGCCCCCGGGGCGGGTGAGCCCTCGCCCTCTGCCCCTGCCCCGTCCCGGCGTATACGTCCGCCTCGGCCCTGCGGCGAGTGA
- the rpsB gene encoding 30S ribosomal protein S2 yields MAVVTMRELLESGVHFGHQTRRWNPKMKRFIFTERNGIYIIDLLQSLSYIDRAYEFVKETVAHGGSIMFVGTKKQAQEAIAEQATRVGMPYVNQRWLGGMLTNFSTVYKRLQRLKELEQIDFEDVAASGLTKKELLVLSREKAKLEKTLGGIREMQKVPSAVWIVDTKKEHIAVGEARKLHIPVVAILDTNCDPDEVDYKIPGNDDAIRSVTLLTRVIADAVAEGLIARSGVATGDSKPGDKAAGEPLAEWERDLLEGDKKADEKPAEAPAAEAVVEAEAAAEAETAPAAEAEKPAADAEQA; encoded by the coding sequence ATGGCCGTCGTCACGATGCGGGAGCTGCTGGAGAGCGGCGTCCACTTCGGTCACCAGACCCGTCGCTGGAACCCGAAGATGAAGCGCTTCATCTTCACCGAGCGCAACGGCATCTACATCATCGACCTGCTCCAGTCGCTGTCGTACATCGACCGCGCCTACGAGTTCGTCAAGGAGACCGTCGCCCACGGCGGCTCCATCATGTTCGTCGGCACCAAGAAGCAGGCCCAGGAGGCCATCGCCGAGCAGGCCACCCGCGTGGGCATGCCCTACGTGAACCAGCGCTGGCTCGGCGGCATGCTGACCAACTTCTCCACGGTCTACAAGCGCCTCCAGCGCCTCAAGGAGCTGGAGCAGATCGACTTCGAGGACGTGGCCGCCTCCGGCCTCACCAAGAAGGAGCTCCTGGTCCTCTCCCGCGAGAAGGCCAAGCTGGAGAAGACCCTCGGTGGTATCCGCGAGATGCAGAAGGTGCCGAGCGCCGTCTGGATCGTCGACACCAAGAAGGAGCACATCGCCGTCGGTGAGGCGCGCAAGCTCCACATCCCGGTCGTCGCGATCCTCGACACCAACTGCGACCCCGACGAGGTCGACTACAAGATCCCGGGCAACGACGACGCGATCCGCTCCGTCACCCTGCTCACCCGTGTGATCGCCGACGCCGTCGCCGAGGGCCTCATCGCCCGTTCCGGCGTCGCCACCGGTGACAGCAAGCCGGGCGACAAGGCCGCCGGCGAGCCCCTCGCCGAGTGGGAGCGCGACCTGCTCGAAGGCGACAAGAAGGCCGACGAGAAGCCGGCCGAGGCGCCCGCCGCCGAGGCCGTCGTCGAGGCCGAGGCCGCCGCCGAGGCCGAGACGGCCCCCGCCGCCGAGGCCGAGAAGCCCGCCGCGGACGCCGAGCAGGCCTGA